From a region of the Thermus caldilimi genome:
- a CDS encoding PspA/IM30 family protein encodes MTLLDRLSRLIRANLNDLLRRAEDPEKIINQALEDMKEALREAREQVAAAMAEGKRLEREVESHLQEATLWEEKAKEALKVGREDLAKEALKRRKRALDLAEGFRQQAAEQKALIDRLMTQLKALEAKIDEAEARKKLLLARKKGVEAAEAVRRMESRLDQHPALEAFEEMEARILSMEDRHEALKELDGQDLEKELAALSAEKDLEEELARLKRELGQS; translated from the coding sequence ATGACCCTACTGGATCGCCTAAGCCGCCTTATCCGGGCTAACCTCAACGACCTTCTGCGCCGGGCCGAGGACCCGGAGAAGATCATCAACCAGGCCCTGGAGGACATGAAAGAAGCCCTAAGGGAGGCCCGGGAGCAGGTGGCGGCCGCCATGGCCGAGGGCAAGCGCCTGGAACGGGAGGTGGAAAGCCACCTGCAAGAGGCTACCCTCTGGGAGGAGAAGGCCAAAGAAGCCTTGAAGGTAGGCCGGGAGGACCTGGCCAAGGAGGCCCTTAAGCGCAGGAAGCGGGCTCTGGACCTAGCCGAGGGCTTCCGGCAGCAGGCGGCGGAACAGAAGGCCCTCATCGACCGCCTCATGACCCAGCTCAAGGCCTTGGAGGCCAAGATCGACGAGGCCGAGGCCAGGAAAAAACTGCTTCTCGCCCGCAAGAAGGGGGTGGAGGCCGCCGAGGCTGTGCGGCGCATGGAGTCCCGCTTGGACCAGCACCCGGCCCTCGAGGCCTTTGAGGAGATGGAGGCCCGCATCCTCTCCATGGAGGACCGGCACGAGGCCTTGAAGGAGCTGGATGGCCAGGACCTGGAAAAGGAGCTCGCCGCCCTCTCCGCGGAAAAGGATCTGGAGGAGGAACTCGCCCGCCTGAAACGGGAGCTTGGCCAGTCCTGA
- the dxs gene encoding 1-deoxy-D-xylulose-5-phosphate synthase, translated as MVLDKVNNPDDLKGLTLEELQALAEELRSEIIRVTAQNGGHLASSLGAVELILALHRVFQSPKDRLIFDVGHQAYAHKLITGRKDRFHTLRQEGGLSGFTKVSESEHDAITAGHASTSLAHALGMVLARDLAKEDYHVVAVIGDGALTGGMALAALNKIGELGKRMLIILNDNEMSISENVGALNKYFKELQIRKWVQDAEKLGRSILEHISPKLFGLVDRAKEAAKLILHQENPFYAWGIRYIGPVDGHDLKGLIHILEHLKELDGPTLLHVVTRKGKGYKVAEADPIYWHGPSGFDPLKPEKVSKGYTWSQAFGDAVTELAHLEPRLFVLTPAMREGSGLVRYSLEHPERYLDVGICEDVAVTTAAGMALRGLKPVVAIYSTFLQRAYDQVIHDVAIENLPVVFAIDRAGVVGADGATHHGVFDLAYLRTIPNLQIAAPKDAWELRAMLRKALEIGGPIALRYPRDNVERVPEGTWPEIAWGTWEVLKEGTEAYILAFGKTLRYALEAAADDPRVGVVNARFLKPLDKEMLRSLAGYKLLTVEDHQKMGGFGSAVLEALNEMGLKPEVRVLALPDRFLEHSSIPSLHRQAGIDAEGIRKALREMGIHPAYERA; from the coding sequence ATGGTACTGGACAAGGTGAATAACCCGGACGACCTGAAGGGCCTGACCCTCGAGGAGCTCCAGGCCTTGGCCGAGGAGCTCCGGAGCGAGATCATCCGGGTCACGGCGCAAAACGGGGGCCACCTGGCGAGCTCCCTGGGGGCGGTGGAGCTCATCCTGGCCCTGCACAGGGTTTTCCAATCCCCTAAGGACCGCCTTATCTTCGACGTGGGCCACCAGGCCTACGCCCACAAGCTCATCACCGGGCGCAAGGACCGCTTCCACACCCTAAGGCAGGAAGGGGGGCTTTCCGGCTTCACCAAGGTTTCCGAGTCCGAGCACGACGCCATCACCGCCGGGCACGCCAGCACCTCCTTGGCCCACGCCTTGGGCATGGTCCTCGCCCGGGACCTGGCGAAGGAGGACTACCACGTGGTGGCGGTCATAGGGGATGGGGCCCTCACCGGGGGAATGGCCCTGGCCGCCCTCAACAAGATCGGGGAGCTGGGCAAGAGGATGCTCATCATCCTGAACGACAACGAGATGAGCATCTCGGAAAACGTGGGGGCCCTCAACAAATATTTCAAAGAACTTCAGATAAGAAAGTGGGTCCAGGACGCCGAGAAGCTGGGCCGGAGCATCCTGGAACACATCTCCCCCAAGCTCTTCGGCCTGGTGGACCGGGCCAAGGAGGCGGCCAAGCTCATCCTCCACCAGGAGAACCCCTTCTACGCCTGGGGAATCCGCTACATCGGCCCCGTGGACGGCCACGACCTCAAGGGGCTCATCCACATCCTGGAGCACCTCAAGGAACTGGACGGCCCTACCCTGCTCCACGTGGTCACCAGGAAGGGAAAGGGCTACAAGGTGGCCGAGGCCGACCCCATCTACTGGCACGGGCCCTCGGGCTTTGACCCCCTTAAGCCGGAGAAGGTTTCCAAGGGCTACACCTGGAGCCAGGCCTTCGGGGACGCGGTCACGGAGCTGGCCCACCTGGAACCCCGCCTCTTCGTCCTCACCCCGGCCATGCGGGAAGGCTCAGGCCTGGTGCGCTACTCCCTGGAGCACCCCGAGCGCTACCTGGACGTGGGCATCTGTGAGGACGTGGCGGTGACCACGGCGGCGGGCATGGCCCTAAGGGGCCTGAAACCCGTGGTGGCCATCTACTCCACCTTCCTGCAGCGGGCCTACGACCAGGTGATCCACGACGTGGCCATCGAGAACCTGCCCGTGGTCTTCGCCATCGACCGGGCGGGGGTGGTGGGGGCCGACGGGGCCACCCACCACGGGGTCTTTGACCTCGCCTACCTGCGCACCATCCCCAACCTGCAGATCGCCGCCCCCAAGGACGCCTGGGAGCTCAGGGCCATGCTGCGGAAGGCCCTGGAGATCGGGGGGCCCATCGCCCTCCGCTACCCCCGGGACAACGTGGAGCGGGTGCCCGAGGGCACCTGGCCGGAGATCGCCTGGGGCACCTGGGAGGTGCTCAAGGAGGGCACGGAGGCCTACATCCTGGCCTTTGGCAAAACGCTGAGGTACGCCCTCGAGGCCGCTGCCGACGACCCCCGGGTGGGGGTGGTGAACGCCCGCTTCCTCAAGCCCCTGGACAAGGAGATGCTAAGGAGCCTTGCCGGCTACAAGCTCCTCACCGTGGAGGACCACCAGAAGATGGGCGGCTTTGGGAGCGCGGTCCTCGAGGCCCTGAACGAGATGGGCTTAAAACCCGAGGTGCGGGTTCTGGCCCTCCCCGACCGCTTCCTGGAGCACAGCTCCATCCCCAGCCTCCACCGCCAGGCGGGAATCGACGCGGAGGGCATCCGGAAGGCCCTCCGGGAAATGGGCATCCATCCCGCTTATGAGCGGGCCTGA
- a CDS encoding MBL fold metallo-hydrolase yields the protein MSGPELLRFAANLYRVPTEEGYFLVDAGLSWEANRLLSLLEPPPKLLFLTHHHLDHAGGARVLWERFRLPVLAHRQEWPYLTKEKPRPPLPIPLLGPWLANLAPPLPREALRPVEEGEEVFGWRVVALPGHTLGQVGLFRKGILIAGDALRGRGLPPRFINEDPELTKKTVRKILDLGVERVYVGHGGPLSRAEVEALARRLGV from the coding sequence ATGAGCGGGCCTGAACTCCTGCGCTTCGCCGCCAACCTCTACCGGGTGCCGACGGAAGAGGGGTACTTCCTGGTGGACGCAGGGCTTTCCTGGGAGGCGAATCGGCTTCTCTCCCTCCTGGAACCCCCGCCCAAACTCCTCTTCCTCACCCACCACCACCTGGACCACGCGGGCGGGGCCAGGGTCCTTTGGGAGCGGTTCCGCCTCCCCGTCCTGGCCCACCGCCAGGAGTGGCCCTACCTGACCAAGGAAAAGCCCCGCCCTCCCCTACCCATACCCCTCCTGGGCCCCTGGCTCGCCAACCTGGCCCCGCCCCTTCCCCGGGAAGCCCTGAGGCCAGTGGAGGAGGGGGAAGAGGTCTTCGGGTGGCGGGTGGTGGCGCTTCCCGGCCACACCCTGGGCCAGGTGGGGCTTTTCCGTAAGGGCATCCTCATCGCCGGGGATGCCCTTAGGGGCCGGGGGCTTCCCCCCAGGTTCATCAACGAGGACCCAGAACTTACCAAGAAGACCGTGCGCAAGATCCTGGACCTGGGGGTGGAAAGGGTTTATGTGGGCCACGGAGGGCCCCTCTCCCGGGCCGAGGTGGAGGCCCTGGCCCGTAGACTGGGGGTATGA
- a CDS encoding TIGR04053 family radical SAM/SPASM domain-containing protein: MKPDLHRFPLLVAWEMTRACLLACQHCRASAVPDPLPGELTTEEGLRLLEELATYTPKPILLPTGGDPLARPDLFLLLEEAQRLGLKVGITPAVTPRLTREVVERFKELSVHQMAISLDGASPESHDGFRGVPGTFALALQALEWAREVGLMTQVNTTVTRKTKGELTGIAEILAAKGVATWEVFFLVPVGRGALLEQLSPQEYEEVMHLLYDLSRRYPFKVRTTEGPMFRRVALERRRRDGGEDGALVGEGRGVHLSDGFGFVFVSSTGEVYPSGFLPLSAGNVREKPLLEIYRNSPLFLELRNKGLLKGKCGVCEYRELCGGSRARAFAETGDHLAADPRCAYLPKGLGQMPLA, from the coding sequence ATGAAGCCCGACCTTCACCGCTTCCCCCTCCTGGTGGCCTGGGAGATGACCCGGGCCTGCCTGCTCGCCTGCCAGCACTGCCGGGCCTCGGCGGTGCCCGATCCCTTACCCGGGGAACTCACCACCGAGGAAGGCTTAAGGCTCTTGGAGGAGCTCGCCACCTACACCCCCAAGCCCATCCTCCTGCCCACGGGAGGCGACCCCCTGGCCCGGCCCGACCTCTTCCTCCTTCTGGAGGAGGCCCAGCGTCTGGGCCTTAAGGTGGGGATCACCCCCGCCGTCACCCCCCGGCTCACCCGGGAGGTGGTGGAACGCTTCAAGGAGCTTTCCGTACACCAGATGGCCATCTCCCTGGATGGGGCGAGCCCCGAAAGCCACGACGGCTTCCGCGGGGTGCCGGGCACCTTCGCCCTGGCCCTCCAGGCCCTGGAATGGGCCCGGGAGGTGGGCCTCATGACCCAGGTGAACACCACCGTCACCCGAAAGACCAAAGGGGAACTCACCGGCATCGCCGAGATCCTGGCGGCCAAAGGGGTGGCCACCTGGGAGGTCTTCTTCCTGGTACCCGTGGGCCGGGGGGCCCTCTTGGAGCAGCTTTCCCCCCAAGAATACGAGGAGGTGATGCACCTCCTTTATGACCTTTCCCGACGCTACCCCTTCAAGGTGCGCACCACCGAGGGCCCCATGTTCCGCCGGGTGGCCCTGGAGCGCCGGAGGAGAGACGGGGGAGAGGATGGGGCCCTAGTGGGGGAGGGGCGGGGGGTGCACCTCTCCGACGGCTTCGGCTTCGTCTTTGTTTCCTCCACGGGGGAGGTGTATCCCTCGGGGTTTCTTCCTCTCTCCGCCGGCAATGTGCGGGAGAAACCCCTTCTGGAGATCTACCGGAATAGCCCCCTTTTCCTCGAGCTCCGCAACAAGGGCCTTCTCAAGGGAAAGTGTGGGGTCTGCGAGTACCGGGAGCTTTGCGGGGGAAGCCGGGCCCGGGCCTTTGCGGAAACCGGGGACCACCTGGCCGCCGACCCCCGATGCGCCTACCTCCCTAAGGGCCTAGGACAAATGCCCCTGGCCTAA
- a CDS encoding c-type cytochrome — protein MKRLLPVLLFLGLLALGQSPGAKLYSANCQSCHQATGQGVPGAFPPLTHLDKVVQAKGGREYLIRVVLYGLQGSLTVEGKTYNGVMPPFRQLKDQEVADLLNHILTTFAKSKAKPISAEEVKARRAKAMSPQEVLKTRPPVK, from the coding sequence ATGAAGCGCCTCTTGCCCGTCTTGCTCTTCCTGGGCCTTCTGGCCCTTGGGCAAAGCCCCGGAGCCAAGCTCTACTCGGCCAACTGCCAAAGCTGCCACCAGGCCACGGGCCAGGGGGTCCCTGGAGCCTTCCCGCCCCTCACCCATCTGGACAAGGTGGTCCAGGCCAAGGGGGGCCGAGAGTACCTGATTCGGGTGGTCCTCTACGGCCTCCAGGGAAGCCTTACGGTGGAAGGCAAGACCTATAACGGGGTCATGCCCCCCTTCCGCCAGCTCAAGGACCAGGAGGTGGCCGACCTCCTGAACCACATCCTCACCACCTTCGCCAAGTCCAAGGCCAAACCCATCAGCGCCGAGGAGGTGAAGGCGCGAAGGGCTAAGGCCATGTCCCCCCAGGAGGTCCTCAAGACCCGTCCCCCGGTCAAGTAG
- a CDS encoding NifB/NifX family molybdenum-iron cluster-binding protein, whose amino-acid sequence MRIAVALSKNDERKVYPGPFGHAPRFAIYEVEGEGFRLVEVRENPYAAMEGGDKHERMRELLKDVDLRVGARFGHGGSMGAFPMAERLEVGPVSVAEALEKVRAR is encoded by the coding sequence ATGAGGATCGCCGTGGCCCTGTCCAAGAACGACGAGAGAAAGGTCTACCCCGGCCCCTTCGGCCACGCCCCCCGCTTCGCCATCTATGAGGTGGAGGGGGAGGGCTTCCGCCTGGTGGAGGTGCGGGAGAACCCCTATGCGGCCATGGAGGGGGGGGACAAGCACGAGCGCATGCGGGAGCTCCTTAAGGATGTGGACCTGCGGGTGGGGGCCCGCTTCGGCCACGGGGGTTCCATGGGGGCTTTCCCCATGGCGGAGCGGCTGGAGGTGGGTCCGGTGAGCGTGGCCGAGGCTTTAGAAAAGGTCAGGGCCCGCTAA
- the moaC gene encoding cyclic pyranopterin monophosphate synthase MoaC: MDLNHFKDGRPHMVDVTEKPATFRTATAEAFVELTEEALAALEQGGVGKGDPLMVAQLAGIMAAKRTADLIPLCHPLPLTGVEVRLELLQEERRVRIEATAKTKAETGVEMEALTACAVAALTVYDMLKAASKGLVISGVRLLHKAGGKSGEWRAS; the protein is encoded by the coding sequence ATGGACCTCAACCACTTCAAGGACGGTCGGCCCCACATGGTGGACGTAACGGAGAAACCCGCCACCTTCCGCACCGCCACCGCGGAAGCCTTCGTGGAGCTCACCGAGGAGGCCCTGGCTGCCCTGGAACAGGGCGGGGTGGGGAAGGGGGACCCCCTGATGGTGGCCCAGCTTGCGGGCATCATGGCCGCCAAAAGGACCGCGGACCTCATCCCCTTGTGCCACCCCCTTCCCCTTACCGGCGTGGAGGTGCGGCTGGAGCTTTTGCAGGAGGAAAGGCGGGTGCGCATCGAGGCCACCGCCAAGACCAAGGCGGAGACCGGGGTGGAGATGGAGGCCCTCACCGCCTGCGCCGTGGCTGCCCTCACCGTGTACGACATGCTGAAGGCGGCTTCCAAGGGGCTGGTCATCTCCGGGGTGCGCCTCCTCCACAAGGCGGGAGGGAAAAGCGGGGAGTGGCGGGCTTCCTGA
- a CDS encoding NAD(P)/FAD-dependent oxidoreductase, whose product MPKGAEVLVVGAGILGLAAAYFLARRGLPVGVLEREAPLSCTTDKSTECYRVFWPGDEALGSLVARSMELLEPFAQVARPNRRGYLYVGQEEALLALAEAAPHAGPLRVHRTGASYPKEAVEGLDLLREEGLREAFPYLAHARGMAGLHVRKAGWLSAQGLGMALLEAFRELGGTLLPGEFLGVEPRAGKPAYARVRRGEEEALLPFAALILAPGPGLLPLLKALEPALPVAAEPHFKAWFPDPLGRFPREAPLLIWNEPQEIFAPEEKALLEEDPSLRPLLSPLPPGAHGRPEGGGFLALYNPLPRQEEPTSCQPSLPPWASEVALRGLLPLLPGLRPYLGTRARVDGGYYVRTPENRPLLGPVAEGIYLLGAFSGYGVMAALGAGELLARWVAGEPLPAHAQAFVPGRYRDPTYRPNLEAARAQL is encoded by the coding sequence ATGCCCAAGGGCGCAGAGGTGCTGGTGGTGGGGGCAGGGATTCTGGGGCTTGCCGCGGCCTACTTCCTGGCCCGGCGGGGGCTCCCCGTGGGGGTTCTGGAACGGGAGGCCCCTCTCTCCTGCACCACCGACAAGTCCACGGAGTGCTACCGGGTCTTTTGGCCAGGGGATGAGGCCCTGGGCAGCCTGGTGGCCCGGAGCATGGAGCTCCTGGAGCCCTTCGCCCAGGTGGCCCGCCCCAACCGCCGCGGCTACCTGTACGTGGGCCAGGAAGAGGCGCTTTTAGCCCTGGCCGAAGCCGCACCCCACGCCGGGCCTCTCCGGGTCCACCGGACGGGGGCCTCTTACCCCAAGGAAGCAGTAGAAGGACTGGACCTACTCCGAGAAGAGGGCTTGAGGGAGGCCTTTCCCTACCTGGCCCACGCGAGGGGGATGGCAGGGCTTCACGTGCGGAAGGCGGGCTGGCTCTCCGCCCAGGGGCTGGGGATGGCCCTCCTCGAGGCCTTCCGGGAACTGGGGGGAACACTCCTTCCGGGGGAGTTTTTAGGGGTAGAGCCCAGGGCAGGGAAACCCGCCTACGCCCGGGTCCGCCGGGGAGAGGAAGAGGCTCTCCTCCCCTTCGCCGCCCTGATCCTGGCCCCGGGACCGGGACTCCTCCCCCTCCTGAAGGCCTTGGAACCGGCCCTACCCGTGGCGGCCGAGCCCCACTTCAAGGCCTGGTTCCCAGACCCCCTGGGCCGCTTTCCCCGGGAAGCCCCCCTTCTGATCTGGAACGAGCCCCAGGAGATCTTCGCCCCGGAGGAGAAAGCCCTCCTAGAGGAAGACCCCTCCCTCAGGCCCCTCCTGAGCCCCTTGCCCCCCGGGGCCCACGGGAGGCCGGAAGGGGGAGGGTTCTTAGCCCTCTACAACCCCCTTCCCCGGCAAGAGGAGCCCACCTCCTGCCAGCCCTCCCTGCCGCCCTGGGCCTCGGAGGTGGCCTTAAGGGGCCTTCTCCCCCTCCTGCCGGGCTTGCGGCCTTACTTGGGGACCAGAGCCCGGGTGGACGGCGGGTATTATGTGCGCACCCCGGAAAACCGCCCCCTCTTGGGCCCCGTGGCCGAGGGCATCTACCTCTTGGGAGCCTTCTCCGGCTATGGGGTCATGGCCGCCCTAGGGGCGGGGGAGCTTTTGGCCCGGTGGGTGGCCGGGGAGCCCCTTCCCGCCCACGCCCAGGCCTTTGTCCCAGGGCGCTACCGGGATCCCACCTACCGGCCCAACCTCGAGGCCGCCCGGGCCCAGCTCTAA
- a CDS encoding MFS transporter yields the protein MRHGPGWFLALSAYWFATSLKWFLVLLVILPAKVAEVSPPEEKATRLGFLFGLGAVMAILGPPLMGYLSDRLGQRRPFLLLGSLLTALALLLLVHAPTYGLLLLAYLLLQVADDLATGPYSALIPDLVPKGERGTASGYMGVLQVSGQVLGGVVGFLLPLAPQAYLAALVNLLGAVLSLWVIPDRTLKANPRPLAQALARPWGDRDFLLVYLTRFLVMLGFYLAQTYLQYYLADVVGAFQALGRSLAEEPFQAVALLGLLISLGAALASVPAGRASDKVGRKPLIYLSGAGLGLLMPFILLFPRYDLLLFLALFFGLFYGVYLAVDWALVSDVLRDPEAHATDMGLWQTSIVVPQVLAGAFGRPLDLLNAQGEGLGYTVLFLLAGAFFLLGAFLVAPIRRAR from the coding sequence ATGCGCCACGGGCCCGGCTGGTTCCTCGCCCTCTCCGCCTACTGGTTTGCCACCAGCCTCAAGTGGTTTTTGGTCCTCCTGGTGATCCTGCCGGCCAAGGTGGCCGAGGTTTCCCCCCCGGAGGAGAAGGCCACCCGGCTGGGCTTCCTCTTCGGCCTGGGGGCGGTGATGGCCATCCTGGGCCCGCCCCTCATGGGCTACCTCTCCGACCGCCTGGGCCAGCGCCGGCCCTTTCTCCTCTTGGGGAGCCTCCTCACCGCCCTGGCCCTCCTCCTCCTGGTCCACGCCCCCACCTACGGCCTTCTCCTCCTGGCCTACCTCCTCCTGCAGGTGGCGGACGACCTGGCCACCGGACCCTACTCCGCCCTCATCCCCGACCTGGTGCCCAAGGGGGAGCGGGGCACCGCCTCGGGGTACATGGGGGTCCTGCAGGTTTCCGGCCAGGTGCTGGGGGGGGTGGTGGGCTTCCTCTTGCCCCTGGCCCCCCAGGCCTACCTCGCCGCCCTGGTGAACCTCCTGGGGGCGGTCCTGAGCCTCTGGGTCATCCCGGACCGGACCCTCAAGGCCAACCCCCGGCCCCTGGCCCAGGCCCTGGCCCGGCCCTGGGGAGACCGGGATTTCCTCCTGGTCTACCTCACCCGCTTCCTGGTGATGCTGGGCTTCTACCTGGCCCAGACCTACCTTCAGTACTACCTGGCGGATGTGGTGGGCGCTTTCCAGGCCCTGGGGCGGTCCCTGGCGGAGGAGCCTTTCCAGGCGGTGGCCCTTCTGGGCCTCCTCATCTCCCTGGGGGCGGCCTTGGCCAGCGTGCCCGCGGGAAGGGCTTCGGACAAGGTGGGGCGCAAGCCCCTCATCTACCTTTCTGGGGCGGGGCTGGGCCTCCTCATGCCCTTTATCCTCCTCTTCCCCCGGTACGACCTCCTCCTCTTCCTGGCCCTCTTCTTTGGGCTTTTCTACGGGGTGTACCTGGCGGTGGACTGGGCCTTGGTGTCCGACGTCCTTCGGGATCCCGAGGCCCACGCCACGGACATGGGGCTGTGGCAGACCTCCATCGTGGTGCCCCAGGTGCTGGCGGGGGCCTTCGGTCGGCCCTTGGACCTCCTGAACGCCCAGGGGGAGGGTCTGGGCTATACGGTTCTTTTCCTCCTGGCGGGGGCCTTTTTCCTCCTGGGGGCCTTTTTGGTGGCCCCCATCCGCCGGGCCCGCTGA
- a CDS encoding universal stress protein, translated as MRLLAAVDLGEGLESVVESARFLQEGLNIPAELIHVVPTPYFEALGRRFPHLRPGLEEALSRVEAEVRKSLANTGLRAQVLRGFPAQVVAGEALKSRLVLLGQRGTDALEVLARGGLARYLLHRGEVPVLLLPRALKGVRRMAVGLDDSPASLSAFRVAEAWGRALGAEVFGLHLVSGEGGCCFPTYLDPRGLALAEVLERARGHLEALLKATGVVEVSKGEDELDLLRLAEARGADLLVLGSKAKSTWRHRLGRMVEVLSHQSSLPLLVVPEATVW; from the coding sequence ATGCGCCTGTTGGCTGCCGTGGATTTGGGGGAGGGCTTGGAGTCGGTGGTGGAAAGCGCCCGTTTCCTTCAGGAGGGGCTCAACATCCCGGCGGAGCTTATCCACGTGGTGCCCACCCCGTACTTTGAGGCCCTTGGCCGCCGTTTTCCCCATCTTAGGCCGGGGCTGGAGGAAGCCCTTAGCCGGGTGGAGGCGGAGGTGCGAAAAAGCCTAGCGAACACAGGGCTTCGGGCGCAGGTGCTCCGCGGCTTCCCCGCGCAGGTGGTGGCTGGGGAAGCTTTGAAAAGCCGACTGGTCCTTTTGGGACAGCGGGGCACGGATGCCCTCGAGGTCCTGGCCCGGGGAGGCCTGGCCCGCTACCTCCTCCACCGGGGCGAGGTCCCGGTGTTGCTCCTGCCCCGGGCCCTGAAGGGGGTGCGGCGCATGGCCGTGGGGCTGGACGATAGCCCGGCAAGCCTCAGCGCCTTCCGGGTGGCCGAGGCTTGGGGTAGGGCCCTGGGGGCGGAGGTCTTCGGCCTGCACCTGGTGAGCGGGGAAGGGGGGTGTTGTTTTCCCACCTACCTGGACCCCCGGGGGCTCGCCCTCGCCGAGGTGTTAGAGCGGGCTAGGGGCCACCTCGAGGCCCTCCTAAAGGCCACGGGGGTGGTGGAGGTGAGCAAGGGGGAGGACGAGCTGGACCTCCTGCGCCTGGCGGAAGCCCGCGGGGCCGACCTCTTGGTCCTGGGCTCCAAGGCCAAAAGCACCTGGCGGCATCGGCTTGGGCGCATGGTGGAAGTGCTTTCCCATCAGAGCTCCTTGCCCCTTTTGGTGGTGCCCGAGGCCACGGTCTGGTAA
- the folP gene encoding dihydropteroate synthase gives MLWLRDRTLDLSHPRIMGILNLTPDSFSDGGLYLDPERALERAKTLVAEGADLLDLGAESTRPGAQPVPVEEEKKRLLPALEAILELGVPVSVDTRKPEVAAEALKLGAHLINDVTGLRDERMVALCARYGVAAVVMHMPVPDPQAMMAHARYGDVVAEVKAFLRAQAESALRAGVPQVVLDPGFGFGKLLEHNLALLKRLEEIVALGYPVLVGLSRKRSIGELTGVEEPAKRVMGSVAAHLFAAMKGARILRVHDVAAHREALAVWNALWG, from the coding sequence GTGCTCTGGCTTCGCGACCGCACCCTGGACCTTTCCCACCCCCGGATCATGGGGATCCTTAACCTTACCCCTGATTCCTTTTCCGATGGCGGGCTCTACCTGGACCCGGAAAGGGCCCTGGAAAGGGCCAAGACCCTGGTGGCCGAGGGAGCGGATCTTCTGGACCTGGGGGCCGAATCCACCCGCCCCGGAGCCCAGCCCGTGCCCGTGGAGGAGGAAAAGAAGCGGCTTCTTCCCGCCCTCGAGGCCATCCTGGAACTGGGGGTGCCGGTGAGCGTGGACACCCGCAAGCCCGAGGTGGCGGCGGAGGCCCTGAAGCTGGGAGCGCACCTCATCAACGACGTGACGGGCCTTAGGGATGAACGCATGGTGGCCCTCTGCGCCCGGTATGGGGTGGCGGCGGTGGTCATGCACATGCCCGTGCCCGACCCCCAGGCCATGATGGCCCACGCCCGCTACGGGGACGTGGTGGCCGAGGTGAAGGCCTTCCTAAGGGCCCAGGCGGAAAGCGCCCTGAGGGCCGGGGTGCCCCAGGTGGTCCTGGACCCGGGGTTTGGCTTCGGGAAACTGCTGGAACACAACCTGGCCCTCCTTAAACGCCTGGAAGAGATCGTGGCCCTGGGCTATCCCGTTTTGGTGGGGCTTTCCCGGAAGCGCTCCATCGGGGAGCTCACGGGGGTGGAGGAACCCGCAAAAAGGGTCATGGGCTCCGTGGCCGCCCATCTTTTTGCTGCCATGAAGGGAGCCAGGATCCTTCGCGTCCATGACGTGGCCGCCCACCGGGAGGCCCTTGCGGTGTGGAACGCCCTTTGGGGATAG
- the folB gene encoding dihydroneopterin aldolase yields MGEIALLGLEFYGRHGVRPEEGQLGARFVVDLWLKVPFEGRGDRLEETVDYAAVYALVEEVVRHRRFYLIEALADHLAEALLQAFPRLEGIRVRVHKPHAPIPGVFRDVYAETERTRS; encoded by the coding sequence ATGGGGGAGATCGCCCTTTTGGGTCTGGAGTTCTACGGTCGCCACGGGGTGAGGCCTGAGGAAGGCCAGCTTGGAGCCCGGTTTGTGGTGGATCTCTGGCTTAAGGTGCCCTTTGAGGGCAGGGGGGACCGGCTGGAGGAAACTGTGGACTACGCCGCCGTCTACGCCCTGGTGGAGGAGGTGGTGCGCCACCGCCGCTTCTACCTGATCGAGGCTCTGGCCGACCACCTGGCGGAAGCCCTCCTGCAGGCTTTTCCTCGCCTCGAGGGAATACGGGTGCGGGTGCACAAGCCCCACGCCCCCATCCCCGGGGTCTTCCGCGACGTGTACGCGGAAACCGAAAGAACGCGCTCCTAG
- a CDS encoding FKBP-type peptidyl-prolyl cis-trans isomerase has product MKVEQDKVVTIRYTLQVEGEVLDQGELSYLHGHGNLIRGLEEELEGREEGEIFQAHVPADKAYGPRDPEGVQVVPLSAFPEDAEVVPGAQFYAQDMEGNPMPLTVVEVQGEEVTIDFNHPLAGRDLDFEVEVVKVREATPEEILHGHVHEGGHHH; this is encoded by the coding sequence ATGAAGGTTGAACAAGACAAGGTGGTAACCATCCGTTACACCCTCCAGGTGGAGGGGGAGGTCTTGGACCAGGGGGAGCTTTCCTATTTGCACGGGCACGGCAACCTGATCCGGGGCCTCGAGGAGGAGCTGGAAGGCCGCGAGGAGGGGGAGATCTTCCAGGCCCACGTGCCTGCGGACAAGGCCTATGGACCCCGCGACCCCGAGGGGGTCCAGGTGGTGCCCCTCTCCGCTTTCCCCGAGGACGCGGAGGTGGTGCCCGGGGCCCAGTTCTACGCCCAGGACATGGAGGGGAACCCCATGCCCCTCACCGTGGTGGAGGTCCAGGGGGAAGAGGTGACCATTGACTTCAACCACCCCCTGGCGGGCAGGGACCTGGACTTCGAGGTGGAGGTGGTGAAGGTCCGGGAGGCTACCCCCGAGGAGATCCTTCACGGCCACGTGCACGAGGGCGGGCACCACCACTAA